One Curtobacterium herbarum genomic window carries:
- a CDS encoding MFS transporter, with translation MSALLTSPVATRITASRGSRFAALAVLMLPVLLISVDNTVLSFALPSISRALHPDATTQLWMVDAYPLVLAGLLVVMGSIGDRIGRRRILVIGATGFALLSAAAAFATEAWMLVAARLVMGVFGAMLMPATLSIIRNVFPDAGERRLALAVWSTMFAAGNALGPLVGGVLLAHFHWGSVFLVAVPILVVMLVAVPFCVPESRDPEPGPVDVPSMLLSLGALAPTVWAIKSLVHPEERGLAIAMVAVGVLCGIAFVRRQLRSRTPMLDMRLFRSTAFTGSVLMNMAAMFSLTGFLFFIAQHLQLVAGLDPFASGVVLIPGAVLTIIAGLAVVPVVARVAPRWVVSVSLLFSAAAYALVAVLGHHASIAALAFAFVLLGIGIGASETVTNDLIISTAPAHKSGAASAISETAYEIGAVLGTAVLGTILATAYRAHVVVPDGLSSTAHTAAGETLGGAVTAATQLGGSAGQALLESARAAFDSGVTTTAGVAAALMVVAAAGAVVMLRRR, from the coding sequence ATGTCCGCCCTGCTCACCAGCCCCGTCGCCACCCGGATCACCGCCAGCCGTGGCTCCCGGTTCGCCGCGCTCGCGGTGCTCATGCTGCCGGTGCTGCTCATCTCGGTCGACAACACCGTCCTGAGCTTCGCGCTGCCCTCGATCTCGCGCGCCCTGCACCCCGACGCCACCACCCAGCTCTGGATGGTCGACGCGTACCCGCTCGTCCTCGCCGGCCTGCTCGTCGTGATGGGCAGCATCGGGGACCGCATCGGCCGGCGTCGGATCCTGGTCATCGGCGCGACCGGGTTCGCGCTGCTGTCCGCCGCGGCCGCCTTCGCCACCGAGGCCTGGATGCTCGTCGCGGCCCGCCTCGTGATGGGTGTCTTCGGGGCGATGCTCATGCCCGCGACGCTGTCGATCATCCGCAACGTGTTCCCCGACGCCGGTGAACGGCGCCTGGCACTCGCGGTCTGGTCGACGATGTTCGCCGCCGGCAACGCCCTCGGCCCGCTGGTCGGCGGCGTCCTACTCGCCCACTTCCACTGGGGCAGCGTCTTCCTCGTCGCGGTGCCGATCCTCGTCGTGATGCTCGTCGCCGTGCCGTTCTGCGTGCCGGAGTCCCGCGACCCGGAGCCCGGGCCCGTCGACGTCCCGAGCATGCTGCTGTCCCTCGGTGCCCTCGCCCCCACGGTCTGGGCGATCAAGTCCCTCGTCCACCCGGAGGAGCGCGGCCTCGCGATCGCGATGGTCGCCGTCGGGGTGCTCTGCGGCATCGCGTTCGTCCGCCGCCAGCTGCGCTCCCGCACGCCGATGCTCGACATGCGCCTGTTCCGCAGCACCGCCTTCACCGGCAGCGTGCTGATGAACATGGCCGCGATGTTCTCGCTCACCGGGTTCCTGTTCTTCATCGCCCAGCACCTGCAGCTCGTCGCCGGCCTCGACCCGTTCGCCAGCGGTGTGGTGCTCATCCCCGGTGCGGTCCTGACGATCATCGCCGGCCTCGCCGTCGTGCCGGTCGTCGCCCGGGTCGCACCGCGCTGGGTCGTGTCCGTGTCGCTGCTCTTCTCGGCCGCCGCGTACGCCCTCGTCGCCGTGCTCGGCCACCACGCCTCGATCGCCGCGCTGGCGTTCGCGTTCGTGCTGCTCGGCATCGGCATCGGCGCGTCCGAGACGGTCACGAACGACCTCATCATCTCGACCGCTCCGGCCCACAAGTCCGGTGCCGCCTCGGCGATCTCGGAGACCGCGTACGAGATCGGTGCCGTCCTCGGCACCGCCGTGCTCGGGACGATCCTGGCCACGGCCTACCGAGCGCACGTCGTCGTCCCGGACGGGCTGTCCTCGACGGCGCACACCGCCGCGGGGGAGACCCTCGGCGGTGCCGTCACCGCGGCGACGCAGCTCGGCGGGTCGGCGGGTCAGGCGCTCCTGGAGTCCGCGCGTGCCGCGTTCGACTCCGGGGTCACGACGACGGCGGGTGTCGCGGCGGCGCTCATGGTCGTCGCGGCGGCGGGTGCCGTCGTGATGTTGCGGCGGCGCTGA
- a CDS encoding aldo/keto reductase, with protein sequence MSAQTATPTPTTNDSTPGWAVLGPGGIARRFLAQLSTSSGRLVAAGSSSPERAQAFADEAAEHGFLDVTAGSYDEVLADPRVDAVYIATVHTGHAALVLAALRAGKAVLCEKPLTPNHGTTMALVDAARQAGLPLVEAFMYRFHPQTAAFLDLVRDGAVGTVTHVDASFAFRTEERSGRLFDVETAGGGILDVGCYPVTMAAAIVQAATGVAVAEPVELHAVGTLGPTGVDEWTVASATYATGITASLRTGVQVEDTNAVVVHGTRGTITLRDPWTIGGDPVIAVRTVDAAPTETSFAGAAPYGLEADATIDALRAGRVDAPQMTTDESLAAARTLDRWRAAIGLRYPFEAETADIPTVSGRPLTVASDAPMAYGRLPGIDKRVSRLVMGVDNQPDLAHASAIFDHFVEQGGTVFDTGYIYGGGVLEGRLGAWIRNRGIREDVVVITKGAHTPYCDPESLTRQLLESLERQGTDYADVYMMHRDNPDIPVGEFVDVLDEHRRAGRIRVFGGSNWTPARFDEANAWAAANGKHGFEVLSNHFGLAEALDVPWAGCEHVTDAASKQWLEERQVPLLPWSSQARGFFTGRARPDDTSDAELVRCYYSDANFERLRRAEELGAQYGVPATAIALAYVLHQPFPTFPLFGPRTIAEARSSMLGLTVDLTPEQVAWLDLRS encoded by the coding sequence ATGTCAGCGCAGACCGCGACCCCCACGCCCACCACGAACGACTCGACCCCCGGCTGGGCGGTCCTCGGCCCCGGGGGCATCGCCCGCCGGTTCCTCGCGCAGCTGTCCACGAGCAGTGGCCGGCTCGTCGCCGCCGGCAGCTCGTCCCCGGAGCGAGCGCAGGCCTTCGCGGACGAGGCCGCCGAGCACGGCTTCCTCGACGTCACCGCCGGCTCGTACGACGAGGTCCTCGCCGACCCGCGCGTCGACGCCGTCTACATCGCGACCGTGCACACCGGGCACGCAGCCCTCGTCCTCGCGGCGCTCCGGGCCGGCAAGGCCGTGCTCTGCGAGAAGCCGCTGACGCCGAACCACGGCACGACGATGGCGCTCGTCGACGCCGCCCGACAGGCCGGGCTGCCCCTCGTCGAGGCGTTCATGTACCGCTTCCACCCGCAGACCGCCGCCTTCCTCGACCTGGTCCGCGACGGCGCGGTCGGCACGGTCACCCACGTCGACGCCTCGTTCGCCTTCCGGACCGAGGAACGCTCCGGTCGGCTCTTCGACGTCGAGACGGCCGGCGGCGGGATCCTCGACGTCGGCTGCTACCCGGTCACCATGGCCGCGGCGATCGTCCAGGCCGCCACCGGGGTCGCCGTCGCCGAACCGGTCGAGCTGCACGCCGTCGGGACCCTCGGGCCGACCGGGGTGGACGAGTGGACCGTCGCCAGCGCGACGTACGCGACGGGCATCACCGCGAGCCTCCGCACCGGCGTCCAGGTCGAGGACACGAACGCCGTCGTGGTGCACGGCACCCGCGGCACGATCACGCTCCGCGACCCCTGGACCATCGGCGGCGACCCCGTCATCGCGGTCCGCACCGTCGACGCCGCACCGACCGAGACGTCCTTCGCCGGTGCCGCCCCCTACGGGCTCGAGGCCGACGCCACCATCGACGCACTCCGTGCCGGCCGGGTCGACGCGCCGCAGATGACCACCGACGAGAGCCTGGCCGCGGCCCGCACGCTCGACCGCTGGCGCGCCGCGATCGGCCTGCGCTACCCGTTCGAGGCCGAGACCGCCGACATCCCCACGGTCAGCGGCCGCCCGCTCACCGTCGCGTCGGACGCCCCGATGGCCTACGGCCGACTGCCCGGTATCGACAAGCGCGTCTCCCGTCTCGTGATGGGTGTCGACAACCAGCCCGACCTGGCCCACGCCAGCGCGATCTTCGACCACTTCGTGGAGCAGGGCGGCACCGTCTTCGACACGGGCTACATCTACGGCGGCGGCGTGCTCGAGGGCCGACTCGGTGCCTGGATCCGGAACCGCGGCATCCGCGAGGACGTGGTCGTCATCACCAAGGGCGCCCACACGCCGTACTGCGACCCGGAGTCGCTCACCCGCCAGCTGCTCGAGAGCCTGGAACGCCAGGGCACCGACTACGCGGACGTCTACATGATGCACCGGGACAACCCGGACATCCCGGTCGGGGAGTTCGTCGACGTCCTCGACGAGCACCGCCGAGCCGGGCGCATCCGGGTCTTCGGCGGGTCGAACTGGACCCCCGCCCGCTTCGACGAGGCGAACGCCTGGGCCGCGGCGAACGGCAAGCACGGGTTCGAGGTGCTCAGCAACCACTTCGGGCTCGCCGAGGCCCTCGACGTCCCCTGGGCCGGCTGCGAACACGTCACCGACGCCGCCTCGAAGCAGTGGCTCGAGGAGCGCCAGGTCCCGCTGCTGCCCTGGTCGTCGCAGGCCCGCGGGTTCTTCACCGGCCGGGCCCGTCCGGACGACACCAGCGACGCCGAGCTCGTCCGCTGCTACTACTCGGACGCCAACTTCGAGCGCCTGCGCCGGGCCGAGGAGCTCGGCGCGCAGTACGGCGTCCCGGCCACCGCGATCGCCCTGGCCTACGTGCTGCACCAGCCGTTCCCGACGTTCCCGCTGTTCGGCCCGCGGACCATCGCCGAGGCCCGCTCGTCGATGCTCGGGCTGACCGTCGACCTCACGCCCGAGCAGGTGGCATGGCTCGACCTCCGCAGCTGA
- a CDS encoding LacI family DNA-binding transcriptional regulator: MARPPQLTGTGGRATILDVAAAAGVSRQTVTRAVNGLPGISTATKERVLAAAAALDYRPSRFGRGLVSGGAHQLGLLVDDLRNPYSPELAAAVLRLAAARGWNVLLADVGLAGDSDRSVQDLGAQSDVVIGYLGARAPEWIERLGSVPVVELDPHGVPARGAVRLDPTDAVEALADHLVAVGVKHPLVLDAPASAPGEPSTRGALLLDALRRRGYLPEHVHAQAASADAGAAGTTAALERHARLDAVVAFNDVMALGALAACRRAGAEVPDRVRVVGIDGLTLGTLVAPTLTTLAVDLDEVARHAVDLALGMLDGALPRSGPSVERVVRHRLVVRESA, from the coding sequence ATGGCTCGACCTCCGCAGCTGACCGGCACCGGCGGCCGCGCGACGATCCTCGACGTCGCCGCGGCCGCCGGGGTCTCCCGGCAGACCGTGACCCGCGCGGTGAACGGGCTGCCGGGGATCAGCACGGCCACGAAGGAGCGCGTCCTCGCCGCCGCTGCGGCACTCGACTACCGGCCCTCCCGCTTCGGTCGGGGGCTCGTGTCCGGCGGCGCGCACCAGCTCGGGCTGCTGGTCGACGACCTGCGGAACCCGTACTCGCCCGAACTCGCTGCGGCGGTCCTCCGGCTGGCGGCCGCGCGCGGGTGGAACGTGCTGCTCGCCGACGTCGGGCTGGCGGGTGACTCGGACCGGTCGGTGCAGGACCTCGGCGCCCAGAGTGACGTCGTCATCGGCTACCTCGGGGCGCGCGCACCGGAGTGGATCGAGCGACTCGGCTCGGTGCCGGTCGTGGAGCTCGACCCGCACGGTGTCCCCGCCCGCGGTGCCGTCCGGCTCGACCCGACGGACGCGGTGGAGGCCCTCGCCGACCACCTGGTGGCGGTCGGCGTGAAGCACCCGCTCGTCCTCGACGCGCCCGCGAGCGCACCGGGGGAGCCGAGCACCCGCGGCGCCCTCCTGCTCGACGCGCTCCGCCGCCGCGGGTACCTGCCCGAGCACGTCCACGCCCAGGCCGCCTCGGCCGACGCCGGTGCCGCGGGCACGACCGCGGCACTCGAGCGTCACGCCCGGCTCGACGCCGTCGTCGCGTTCAACGACGTGATGGCGCTCGGTGCGCTCGCCGCCTGCCGTCGTGCCGGCGCCGAGGTCCCGGACCGCGTCCGCGTGGTCGGCATCGACGGGCTGACGCTCGGCACGCTCGTCGCACCGACGCTCACCACGCTCGCGGTCGACCTCGACGAGGTGGCCCGCCACGCGGTCGACCTGGCGCTCGGCATGCTGGACGGCGCACTGCCACGGTCCGGCCCGTCGGTCGAGCGGGTGGTCCGCCACCGGCTGGTGGTGCGCGAGTCGGCCTGA
- a CDS encoding TetR/AcrR family transcriptional regulator, with protein sequence MASARDRVLDSFVAIVCEEGERPATLDAVAARAGVSKGGLLYHFGSKAALVEGLCERLTDLSALDIERMRAAEDGPARYFVENCQFVGSELDLALLAASRLQQAGYEEAGRTLDDTENAWLATLVEALGDVPTAQAVKLLGDGLYHAASLGAASDVRPDRASVDMAALLQVVDRLIATKPAP encoded by the coding sequence ATGGCAAGTGCTCGCGACCGCGTCCTCGACAGCTTCGTCGCCATCGTGTGCGAGGAGGGCGAGCGTCCCGCGACCCTCGACGCCGTCGCCGCGCGTGCCGGTGTCTCGAAGGGCGGACTGCTCTACCACTTCGGCTCCAAGGCGGCCCTGGTCGAGGGGCTGTGCGAACGGCTCACCGACCTGTCCGCGCTGGACATCGAACGGATGCGGGCGGCCGAGGACGGCCCGGCACGCTACTTCGTCGAGAACTGCCAGTTCGTCGGCAGCGAGCTCGACCTCGCCCTGCTCGCGGCCTCGCGCCTGCAGCAGGCCGGGTACGAGGAGGCCGGCCGGACCCTCGACGACACCGAGAACGCCTGGCTCGCCACCCTCGTCGAAGCGCTCGGGGACGTCCCCACAGCGCAGGCGGTCAAGCTCCTCGGCGACGGGCTGTACCACGCGGCGTCACTCGGGGCCGCGAGCGACGTCCGCCCGGACCGGGCCTCGGTCGACATGGCGGCGCTGCTCCAGGTCGTCGACCGCCTGATCGCGACGAAACCCGCTCCGTGA
- a CDS encoding flavin reductase family protein, with the protein MPDAAPVDVPQPGTPAVPPTVDASTADIAAAYKEAFRGHPAGVAVITAEGPDGPTGLTASSVASVAVDPPVLVFSLSTNSGSAGVVLGAPTFVVHLMDARGVALAKRFASTGSPAADDPIWGRLPSGDRYLPDAASALRCRPLSTTPIGSSTVVVAEVLDIVVGLDRGEPLVYHNREFHSLTDRSRLS; encoded by the coding sequence ATGCCCGACGCCGCCCCGGTCGACGTCCCCCAGCCCGGCACCCCTGCCGTCCCGCCCACGGTCGACGCCAGCACGGCCGACATCGCCGCCGCGTACAAGGAGGCCTTCCGGGGCCACCCCGCCGGCGTCGCCGTGATCACCGCCGAGGGCCCGGACGGCCCCACCGGTCTCACCGCGTCGAGCGTCGCCTCGGTCGCGGTCGACCCGCCCGTCCTGGTGTTCTCGCTGTCCACCAACTCCGGGTCCGCCGGCGTCGTCCTCGGCGCGCCGACCTTCGTCGTGCACCTGATGGACGCCCGCGGTGTCGCCCTCGCCAAGCGCTTCGCCTCCACCGGCAGCCCCGCCGCCGACGACCCGATCTGGGGACGCCTGCCCTCGGGTGACCGGTACCTGCCCGACGCCGCCAGCGCCCTGCGCTGCCGACCGCTCTCGACCACGCCCATCGGCAGCTCGACCGTCGTCGTCGCCGAGGTGCTCGACATCGTCGTCGGGCTCGACCGGGGCGAGCCGCTGGTCTACCACAACCGGGAATTCCACTCCCTGACCGATCGTTCCCGGCTCTCGTGA
- a CDS encoding TetR/AcrR family transcriptional regulator, with protein sequence MPRKPDPTLKPAIVCKVTDHLHHTRVEDVSVRSLGRVLGTSAYPIVYHFGSRDGLIDAVVDHLSRPVVSVCLDPDADERSLAEHLVRVFGGLDDAERFLAARLTFELGSVECLSGHERHRRVHRTHVDALAAWCRAHGADDATALRAAQAAVLAARGAQWGAVLDGDVAQTDVVLRGVARRLAAEVGAGVAAR encoded by the coding sequence ATGCCACGCAAACCGGACCCGACGCTCAAGCCCGCGATCGTCTGCAAGGTCACGGACCACCTCCACCACACCCGGGTCGAGGACGTCTCCGTCCGCAGCCTGGGACGGGTCCTCGGGACGAGCGCGTACCCGATCGTGTACCACTTCGGCTCCCGCGACGGCCTCATCGACGCCGTCGTCGACCACCTCAGCCGTCCGGTCGTGTCGGTCTGCCTCGACCCGGACGCGGACGAGCGGTCACTCGCCGAGCACCTGGTCCGGGTGTTCGGTGGCCTCGACGACGCCGAGCGCTTCCTGGCGGCACGCCTGACCTTCGAGCTCGGCTCGGTCGAGTGCCTGTCCGGCCACGAGCGGCACCGCCGGGTGCACCGCACCCACGTGGACGCTCTCGCCGCGTGGTGCCGCGCCCACGGAGCCGACGACGCCACGGCGCTCCGCGCGGCGCAGGCGGCCGTCCTCGCGGCGCGGGGAGCGCAGTGGGGCGCGGTCCTCGACGGCGACGTGGCCCAGACCGACGTGGTCCTCCGCGGGGTCGCCCGGCGCCTCGCGGCCGAGGTCGGCGCCGGCGTCGCCGCACGCTGA
- a CDS encoding superoxide dismutase: protein MAEYTLPELPYDYAALEPHISGKIMQLHHDKHHQAYVTGANTALQQLGEARESGNFGAINKLEKDLAFHLGGHVNHSIFWTNLGPDTKVPEGELAAAIDEFFGSFEKFQAQFAAVANGIQGSGWSVLAWDVVGQKLTTFQLFDQQGNIPFGLVPIFMLDMWEHAFYLDYLNVKADYVKAVWNIVDWENVAARFENAKSQSFVTL, encoded by the coding sequence ATGGCTGAGTACACCCTGCCCGAGCTCCCGTACGACTACGCCGCCCTCGAGCCGCACATCAGCGGCAAGATCATGCAGCTGCACCACGACAAGCACCACCAGGCGTACGTCACCGGTGCCAACACCGCCCTGCAGCAGCTCGGCGAGGCCCGCGAGTCCGGCAACTTCGGTGCGATCAACAAGCTCGAGAAGGACCTCGCGTTCCACCTCGGTGGCCACGTGAACCACTCGATCTTCTGGACCAACCTCGGCCCGGACACCAAGGTCCCCGAGGGCGAGCTCGCCGCGGCCATCGACGAGTTCTTCGGCTCGTTCGAGAAGTTCCAGGCCCAGTTCGCCGCGGTCGCCAACGGCATCCAGGGCTCCGGCTGGTCCGTCCTGGCCTGGGACGTCGTGGGCCAGAAGCTCACCACCTTCCAGCTGTTCGACCAGCAGGGCAACATCCCGTTCGGTCTCGTCCCGATCTTCATGCTCGACATGTGGGAGCACGCCTTCTACCTCGACTACCTCAACGTCAAGGCGGACTACGTCAAGGCCGTGTGGAACATCGTCGACTGGGAGAACGTCGCCGCGCGTTTCGAGAACGCCAAGTCGCAGAGCTTCGTCACGCTCTGA
- the ribB gene encoding 3,4-dihydroxy-2-butanone-4-phosphate synthase, with the protein MAADTAPVSQAVPTAPAPATAPAAAAPGLSSVEQAIAAIAAGRPVIVADDEHRENEGDVVLSAELATPEWIAWTVAHSSGFICAPVSTEIADALDLPPMVEHNEDVRGTAYTVTVDAAVGVTTGISAHDRARTLRVLADATSVRDDLHRPGHVVPLRARPGGVRERAGHTEAAIDLVTAAGLRPAAAICEIVDEQGGMMRLPELVGLGTREGVPVITIAALASWLDAADRAADVARTEGTHA; encoded by the coding sequence ATGGCCGCCGACACCGCCCCCGTCTCGCAGGCGGTCCCCACCGCGCCCGCTCCCGCCACCGCGCCGGCCGCCGCCGCCCCGGGGCTGTCCTCCGTCGAGCAGGCGATCGCCGCCATCGCCGCCGGCCGCCCGGTCATCGTCGCCGACGACGAACACCGTGAGAACGAGGGCGACGTCGTCCTCTCCGCCGAACTCGCGACCCCGGAGTGGATCGCGTGGACGGTCGCGCACTCGTCCGGGTTCATCTGCGCACCCGTCAGCACCGAGATCGCCGATGCCCTCGACCTGCCGCCGATGGTCGAGCACAACGAGGACGTCCGCGGCACCGCCTACACCGTCACCGTCGACGCGGCCGTCGGCGTGACGACGGGCATCAGCGCCCACGACCGGGCCCGCACGCTGCGGGTCCTCGCCGACGCGACCTCGGTGCGCGACGACCTGCACCGCCCCGGGCACGTCGTCCCGCTGCGGGCACGGCCGGGCGGGGTGCGCGAGCGTGCCGGCCACACCGAAGCCGCGATCGACCTCGTCACCGCTGCCGGGCTCCGGCCCGCGGCGGCGATCTGCGAGATCGTCGACGAGCAGGGCGGCATGATGCGTCTGCCGGAGCTCGTCGGACTCGGGACACGCGAGGGCGTGCCCGTCATCACCATCGCCGCGCTGGCCTCCTGGCTCGACGCGGCCGACCGGGCGGCGGACGTCGCCCGCACCGAAGGGACACACGCATGA
- the ribH gene encoding 6,7-dimethyl-8-ribityllumazine synthase, which produces MSGAGAAERELVDGSGIRVAVIAGQWHDVIANGLLAGAQREIERLGATAQVVPVPGSFELPVVAKAALESGFDAAVALGVIIRGGTPHFEYVSDAATSGLTKVAIDTGKPVGFGVLTLDDEQQGIDRAGLPGSTEDKGAEAAHAAIATAVTLRELRADA; this is translated from the coding sequence ATGAGCGGAGCAGGAGCGGCGGAGCGCGAGCTCGTCGACGGCAGCGGCATCCGGGTCGCGGTCATCGCCGGACAGTGGCACGACGTCATCGCGAACGGGCTCCTGGCCGGGGCCCAGCGCGAGATCGAACGACTCGGCGCCACCGCCCAGGTCGTCCCCGTGCCGGGCAGCTTCGAGTTGCCGGTCGTCGCGAAGGCCGCGCTGGAGTCCGGCTTCGACGCAGCGGTCGCCCTCGGCGTCATCATCCGCGGCGGCACCCCGCACTTCGAGTACGTCTCGGACGCGGCGACGAGCGGGCTGACCAAGGTCGCGATCGACACCGGCAAGCCCGTCGGCTTCGGCGTGCTCACCCTCGACGACGAGCAGCAGGGCATCGACCGCGCCGGACTGCCCGGGTCGACGGAGGACAAGGGCGCCGAGGCCGCACACGCCGCGATCGCCACGGCCGTCACCCTGCGGGAGCTGCGCGCCGACGCCTAG